The Euphorbia lathyris chromosome 3, ddEupLath1.1, whole genome shotgun sequence genome contains a region encoding:
- the LOC136221540 gene encoding pirin-like protein: MLATFCKLITKSTKVSSFNIMSSSNSTTSFQNPRFVSKKFLALPQHEGDGAVVRRAIGSRELKSLDPFLMLDDFSVAHPAGFPDHPHRGFETVTYMLEGGITHQDFAGHKGTIYTGDVQWMTAGRGIIHSEMPAGEGTQRGLQLWINLSSQDKMMKPRYQEIMNQDIKRAEQEGVEVRIIAGESMGIRSPVYTRTPAMYLDFTLKPKTQVDQNIPESWTAFAYIIEGEATFSIKETSPVSANHMVVLSPGEGITVWNKSSKKTLRFVLIAGEPINEPVVQYGPFVMNTQEEIEQTITDYHLSRNGFEMANHWRSQ, from the exons ATGTTAGCTACTTTCTGCAAATTAATTACTAAAAGCACCAAAGTTTCCTCCTTTAATATCATGTCTTCTTCTAATTCCACCACTTCATTTCAAAATCCAAGATTTGTTTCCAAGAAATTCTTGGCTCTCCCCCAACATGAGGGTGATGGAGCTGTTGTTAGAAGAGCCATTGGAAG TAGGGAACTCAAGTCATTGGATCCTTTTCTTATGTTGGATGATTTTTCAG TTGCTCATCCTGCTGGATTTCCTGATCATCCACACAGAG GGTTTGAGACTGTTACATACATGCTTGAG ggaGGGATAACTCATCAAGACTTTGCTGGGCATAAAGGCACAATCTATACTGGAGATGTGCAG TGGATGACAGCAGGAAGAGGGATAATCCACTCAGAAATGCCAGCAGGAGAAGGAACACAAAGGGGCTTGCAGCTTTGGATTAATCTTTCCTCTCAAGACAAAAT GATGAAGCCAAGATACCAAGAAATAATGAACCAAGACATAAAAAGAGCAGAACAAGAAGGAGTAGAAGTAAGAATCATAGCAGGAGAATCAATGGGAATAAGATCACCAGTCTACACAAGAACACCAGCAATGTATCTTGATTTCACTCTCAAACCCAAAACCCAAGTAGACCAAAACATACCTGAATCATGGACTGCTTTTGCATACATAATTGAAGGAGAAGCAACTTTTTCCATTAAAGAAACCTCACCTGTTTCTGCTAATCATATGGTGGTTTTGAGCCCTGGAGAAGGAATTACAGTGTGGAATAAATCATCAAAGAAGACACTCAGATTTGTTCTGATTGCAGGAGAGCCTATTAATGAACCAGTGGTTCAGTATGGTCCTTTTGTTATGAACACTCAAGAGGAAATTGAACAGACTATTACTGATTATCATTTGAGTAGAAATGGCTTTGAAATGGCTAACCATTGGAGATCTCAATGA